From a single Deltaproteobacteria bacterium genomic region:
- a CDS encoding DUF4126 domain-containing protein: protein METLLSIFVGVGLSAACGFRIFVPLLVMSIATLSGQLTLAPEFEWIGTYPALAAFAIGTLFEIAAYYIPIVDNLLDTIAIPAATVAGTIVMASAVSEMSPFLQWALAVIVGGGVAGTVQGFTSITRIASTATTGGLGNPLVSTAEAGGSLVMSVLAIAVPVLAALLVVAILFFAVRKIYVWLFKRNRLHAQHE from the coding sequence ATGGAAACACTATTGAGCATCTTTGTCGGGGTGGGGCTGAGCGCGGCGTGCGGATTCAGGATTTTCGTTCCCCTTCTCGTAATGAGCATTGCGACACTTTCAGGACAACTTACGCTTGCGCCCGAGTTCGAGTGGATAGGCACTTATCCGGCCCTTGCGGCGTTCGCAATAGGCACCCTGTTCGAGATTGCGGCTTACTATATACCCATAGTGGATAATCTTCTGGACACGATCGCTATCCCTGCGGCTACTGTGGCGGGCACTATAGTTATGGCATCCGCCGTTTCGGAAATGAGCCCTTTCTTGCAGTGGGCGCTTGCGGTAATTGTAGGAGGAGGCGTGGCGGGTACTGTTCAGGGATTCACGAGCATTACGCGTATTGCGTCGACGGCGACAACGGGGGGACTCGGAAATCCCCTGGTTTCGACCGCAGAGGCCGGGGGCTCTCTGGTTATGTCGGTTCTGGCGATTGCCGTCCCGGTTCTTGCGGCTCTGCTGGTAGTTGCGATTCTCTTCTTCGCCGTAAGGAAAATCTACGTCTGGCTTTTCAAAAGAAACCGGCTTCACGCTCAGCATGAATGA